TCCTGGACGGGCCAGCGATCCTGAAGGCGTTCCTTTAGGGCGTAGTCGGTGTAGTCCAGGCTGACCGGGGTGATGGAGACGTACCCGTTCTTGACCGCCCACAGGTCCGAGCCGGGCTCCTCCTCCCCGGTGGGCTCCCCCGCGATCCAGTAGTACGGCACGCCGTTCGGGTCGAGGCGCTCGATCACCGAGTCCTCGTACCGGTGCGTGGAGAGGTGCGTGACCTTAAACCCCTTGGGGCGGCCGGTGGGGAAGTTCACGTTCAAGAGGGTCTTGGGGGGCAGGCCGTGCTCCAGAACCCAGCGGGCGATGCGGGCCGCTTCGCGCGCCGCGTGAGAGAAGTCCAGCTCCTCCTGCCCGCTCACGTCCATGCTGAACGCGATCGAGGGGATGCCCATCGAGGTGCCCTCGAGGGCCCCCGCGACCGTGCCGGAGTGTGTGAGATCGAGGCCTAGGTTCACCCCGATGTTGATCCCGGAGGCGATCAAGTCGGGCCGGCCCAACAGGTGCACGCCCAGCACCACACAGTCCGCCGGAGTGCCGTCCACCCGGTAGGCGGGGATGGGCTCGAGGCCGGCGGAAGCCGTGTGCTTGAAGCGCAGGGGGCGGCGCACGGTGATGCCGTGTCCGACCGCGGACTGCTCCACGTCCGGCGCGACCACATAGACCTCGCCCACTTCCGCTAGGGCTTGGGCGAGGGCTTTGATGCCGGGGGAGAAGATGCCGTCGTCGTTCGTGACCAGGATGCGCATCACGCTTAGTCTACTGCGCGGCGCTGTTGGGTCCGGGTCGGTGGGGCCTTGGGGGCCTTGAGGGTCTCCTCTAGGCCGAACCCGAGCGTACCGAAGACCCGGTTCGTGCTGAGCTCGATCAGGTTGCGTTCGTCGCGGTAAAGGCGGGGGGTCTTCCACAGGTAGTAGAGGGCCTTCCAGTGGGGCAGCTCGTTGTACCGCTCGGGCCACATCTCCTTGAGGAGGGCCGCGACCCGCGGGGCGTGGATGGGGTTCATCGCGGGGAAGACGTGGTGCTCGGTGTGGTACCCGAAGTTCAGGTGCAGCCACTCGAGCCACCGGGGGTTGCGCACGGTCAGGCTGTTGAGGAGCGGGTCGTTCGTGTGCGTGAGGGGGTTGAGGAGGTGGTTGGTGGCGATGTAGCTCATGACGGTGAAGTTCGTGAGGAGGAGGGGCAGGAGGTAGACGAACGCCCAGTCTGCGGGGCCGATCCAGAGGAGAAGGCCACCCCAGACGAGGAGGGGAAGGACGGCCTGGGCGAGCACAACCCGCCGCTCGCGTCCCTTGAACTCGGGGAGGAAGCGCCGGAGCATCATGAGGGCGTGGAAGCTGAACCAGAAGCTAAAGGAGAGGAAGGTCAACAGGCTCCGAAGGCCGGGAGCGAGGCGGTAAAAGCGCTGGAGGAAGGGGCGTTCGCGCATGGCCTCGAGGGTA
This region of Marinithermus hydrothermalis DSM 14884 genomic DNA includes:
- the surE gene encoding 5'/3'-nucleotidase SurE, which produces MRILVTNDDGIFSPGIKALAQALAEVGEVYVVAPDVEQSAVGHGITVRRPLRFKHTASAGLEPIPAYRVDGTPADCVVLGVHLLGRPDLIASGINIGVNLGLDLTHSGTVAGALEGTSMGIPSIAFSMDVSGQEELDFSHAAREAARIARWVLEHGLPPKTLLNVNFPTGRPKGFKVTHLSTHRYEDSVIERLDPNGVPYYWIAGEPTGEEEPGSDLWAVKNGYVSITPVSLDYTDYALKERLQDRWPVQDPH
- a CDS encoding fatty acid desaturase family protein, translating into MTEEQHLREYTRALKPHLPRDAFQPVPRRLLWLPVYLGTFILAAWGVTQTDLIPLKLLLSLVIAQAFTALGFLAHEILHGQVTKNPLIRSIAGTLAFLPLGVGARLWRKWHNVEHHGHTQHPEDDPDAMGTLEAMRERPFLQRFYRLAPGLRSLLTFLSFSFWFSFHALMMLRRFLPEFKGRERRVVLAQAVLPLLVWGGLLLWIGPADWAFVYLLPLLLTNFTVMSYIATNHLLNPLTHTNDPLLNSLTVRNPRWLEWLHLNFGYHTEHHVFPAMNPIHAPRVAALLKEMWPERYNELPHWKALYYLWKTPRLYRDERNLIELSTNRVFGTLGFGLEETLKAPKAPPTRTQQRRAVD